A genomic window from Pyxidicoccus trucidator includes:
- a CDS encoding ribonuclease J, with product MLHVIPLGGLGEIGLNSMVVACRGEMLLIDAGLMFPSAGMPGVDIIIPDFSHLKQNAAQLKGVLLTHGHEDHLGALPYLLNEVPVPVYGTRFTLAMARHRLSEMGLEADLREIEPREPFHVGTAFKVEASRVTHTVPDAVGFIIRTPEGTLIHTGDFKLDPDPIDGLRTDLERWGQAGEEGVLCLLSDSTNSELTEETGSERVVEQTFERLFTGATGRIIVALFSSNLHRVRHLLALAERLGRKVALQGRSMIRNVEMARELGYLDAPDSLFIHLDTVTQLPAHRVLVVTTGAQGEPRAGLSQLAAGDGPVRLDPGDLVVLSSRPIPGNERSVGALIDELQWRGARVAYAQLEPGVHVSGHASRPQQRRVLDLVKPRHFVPVHGEGRHLHRHLATAREAGLEPAQCLLAQDGDIVTFQEGRGRFSGSVPAGRVFKDRFGSGVVTPDTLQERVKLSETGMVAAVVVLQRDNQKLVAGPQLSGQGLSLDEQVMLPRVAQEARTLFEALSPQLRGDDALVREELTRAVRRAFKLYTSRRPLVVPMVVRV from the coding sequence ATGCTTCACGTCATACCCCTCGGCGGCCTCGGAGAAATCGGCCTCAACTCCATGGTCGTCGCCTGTCGCGGGGAGATGCTGCTCATCGATGCCGGGCTGATGTTCCCCTCCGCGGGGATGCCCGGCGTCGACATCATCATCCCGGACTTCAGCCACCTGAAGCAGAACGCCGCCCAGCTCAAGGGCGTGCTGCTCACCCACGGCCACGAAGACCACCTGGGCGCGCTCCCCTACCTGCTCAACGAGGTGCCCGTCCCCGTCTACGGCACGCGCTTCACGCTGGCCATGGCCCGCCACCGCCTGAGCGAGATGGGGCTGGAGGCGGACCTGCGCGAAATCGAGCCGCGCGAGCCCTTCCACGTGGGCACCGCCTTCAAGGTGGAGGCCAGCCGCGTCACCCACACCGTGCCGGACGCGGTGGGCTTCATCATCCGCACCCCCGAGGGCACCCTCATCCACACCGGGGACTTCAAGCTGGACCCGGACCCCATCGACGGGCTGCGCACGGACCTGGAGCGCTGGGGCCAGGCCGGCGAGGAGGGCGTGCTGTGCCTCCTGTCGGACTCCACCAACTCCGAGCTCACCGAGGAGACGGGCAGCGAGCGCGTGGTGGAGCAGACCTTCGAGCGCCTCTTCACCGGCGCCACCGGCCGCATCATCGTCGCCCTCTTCTCCTCCAACCTCCACCGCGTGCGGCACCTCCTCGCGCTCGCCGAGCGGCTGGGGCGCAAGGTGGCCCTCCAGGGCCGCAGCATGATTCGCAACGTGGAGATGGCGCGCGAGCTGGGCTACCTGGACGCGCCCGACTCGCTCTTCATCCACCTGGACACGGTGACGCAATTGCCGGCCCACCGCGTGCTGGTCGTCACCACCGGCGCCCAGGGCGAGCCCCGGGCCGGGCTGTCACAGCTGGCCGCGGGAGACGGGCCCGTGCGGTTGGACCCGGGAGACCTCGTGGTGCTCAGCTCGCGCCCCATCCCCGGCAACGAGCGCTCCGTGGGCGCGCTCATCGACGAGCTCCAGTGGCGCGGCGCGCGCGTCGCCTACGCGCAGCTGGAGCCGGGCGTCCACGTCTCCGGCCACGCCAGCCGGCCGCAGCAGCGGCGGGTGCTGGATTTGGTGAAGCCGCGCCACTTCGTCCCCGTGCACGGCGAGGGCCGCCACCTGCACCGACACCTGGCCACCGCGCGCGAGGCCGGCCTGGAGCCCGCGCAGTGTCTGCTGGCGCAGGACGGAGACATCGTCACCTTCCAGGAGGGCCGGGGCCGCTTCAGCGGCAGCGTGCCGGCGGGCCGCGTCTTCAAGGACAGGTTCGGCAGCGGTGTGGTGACGCCGGACACCCTCCAGGAGCGCGTGAAGCTGTCGGAGACGGGCATGGTGGCCGCCGTCGTCGTCCTCCAGCGGGACAACCAGAAGCTGGTGGCGGGGCCCCAACTGTCCGGCCAGGGACTGAGCCTGGACGAGCAGGTGATGCTCCCCCGGGTGGCCCAGGAGGCCCGTACCCTCTTCGAGGCCCTGTCCCCCCAGCTCCGGGGGGACGACGCCCTGGTGCGAGAGGAACTCACCCGGGCGGTGCGCCGCGCCTTCAAGCTGTACACCTCCCGGCGCCCCCTGGTGGTGCCCATGGTCGTCCGGGTGTAG
- a CDS encoding YajQ family cyclic di-GMP-binding protein, producing the protein MPSFDVVSKIDLAELDNAVNQTKKELSTRYDFQGTQADVVLAPDHTAITVKANSEDRVQAAKEVLLGKLAKRNISLHALEYGDIEKTGLHNVKQVIKLQQGIPVEKSKELVRLLKDSKMKVQGSIQADQLRVTGKNRDDLQAAMALFRKEQDRMKLDMQFTNFRD; encoded by the coding sequence ATGCCATCCTTCGACGTCGTCTCGAAAATCGACCTGGCCGAGCTCGACAACGCGGTCAACCAGACCAAGAAGGAGCTCAGCACCCGCTATGACTTCCAGGGCACCCAGGCGGACGTGGTGCTGGCCCCGGACCATACCGCCATCACCGTGAAGGCCAACAGCGAAGACCGCGTCCAGGCCGCCAAGGAAGTCCTCCTGGGCAAGCTGGCCAAGCGCAACATCAGCCTCCACGCGCTGGAGTACGGCGACATCGAGAAGACCGGCCTCCACAACGTGAAGCAGGTCATCAAGCTCCAGCAGGGCATCCCCGTGGAGAAGTCCAAGGAGCTGGTGAGGCTCCTCAAGGACTCGAAGATGAAGGTGCAGGGCTCCATCCAGGCGGACCAGCTCCGTGTCACCGGGAAGAACCGGGACGACCTCCAGGCCGCCATGGCCCTGTTCCGCAAGGAGCAGGACCGGATGAAGCTGGACATGCAGTTCACCAACTTCCGCGATTAG